One region of Culex pipiens pallens isolate TS chromosome 2, TS_CPP_V2, whole genome shotgun sequence genomic DNA includes:
- the LOC120423167 gene encoding uncharacterized protein LOC120423167 → MRIAADLEKHYSGVTEVTKLHRNKLRVALNNAKEANGIVCDPKFCVEYRVWIPARSVEIDGVVSEDHLTVQQVLKGVGLFKRKNLPTVQVIEVRQMGNSDGEGENKKFVPSNSYRVIFAGTALPDYLEIGNVLRLPVRLYYPKVMSCSNCQKLGHTKAFCNNKTICAKCGENHQTDQCKAVPTKCLICGGAVHETRCCPKYQERSDKLKQEISKRSKRSFAEIVKTSKVENHYAVLEEEDPQSEEEATEEELVYSTPGGGPKRKRKIKKKSSKTQSAKTGNPPTESRLPQPGAAAFNRMFPSVSTTKPGPAVSRQNGQPEDHRIPFSKILEMVLTVLSEPTRLLLEPLIPFFKEVAKNLAVNSALSTVILFDV, encoded by the coding sequence ATGCGGATTGCGGCGGACTTGGAAAAGCACTACTCGGGCGTGACAGAAGTGACGAAGCTCCACCGGAACAAGCTACGAGTTGCTCTCAACAACGCGAAGGAGGCGAACGGAATTGTTTGTGACCCGAAATTCTGCGTCGAATACCGAGTTTGGATCCCAGCGCGTTCGGTGGAGATCGACGGTGTGGTCAGTGAAGATCATCTTACGGTGCAACAAGTGTTGAAGGGAGTTGGCCTCTTCAAAAGAAAGAACCTTCCGACGGTCCAGGTCATTGAGGTGCGACAGATGGGCAATTCTGATGGTGAGGGGGAGAACAAGAAGTTCGTTCCATCGAACTCGTACCGAGTCATTTTTGCTGGCACAGCACTGCCCGACTACCTGGAAATCGGCAACGTGCTCCGCCTGCCAGTTCGCTTGTATTACCCGAAAGTTATGAGCTGCAGCAACTGTCAAAAGCTGGGCCACACCAAGGCTTTTTGCAACAACAAAACGATTTGCGCCAAGTGCGGAGAAAATCATCAGACTGACCAGTGCAAAGCAGTGCCAACTAAGTGCTTGATTTGTGGAGGAGCAGTGCACGAAACTCGGTGCTGTCCGAAGTACCAGGAGCGGTCGGACAAGTTGAAGCAGGAGATAAGTAAGCGATCCAAGCGGTCTTTTGCGGAGATCGTGAAGACCAGCAAAGTCGAGAACCACTACGCCGTCCTTGAGGAAGAAGACCCACAATCGGAGGAGGAAGCCACCGAAGAAGAACTCGTCTATTCTACACCAGGAGGAGGCCCAAAGCGAAAAAGGAAAATCAAGAAGAAATCCAGCAAAACACAGAGTGCGAAGACCGGAAATCCACCAACAGAATCTCGTCTGCCACAACCGGGAGCGGCAGCATTCAACCGTATGTTTCCTTCAGTCTCAACCACCAAGCCAGGGCCTGCTGTTTCGAGGCAGAATGGGCAGCCTGAAGACCACCGAATAccgttttccaaaattttggaaatggtTCTGACGGTTTTGAGTGAACCAACCAGACTGCTTCTCGAACCGTTGATACCTTTCTTCAAGGAAGTCGCCAAGAACCTCGCAGTGAACTCCGCGTTGTCCACAGTTATTTTGTTtgatgtttaa